CGATTTTACCAGGCAACTTTTGGGAGATTCGATCGTATCCGCAGTCCTGACGGATACGCTGGAGGCAGACTCTTCCGGAACGGGCACGGACTCTTTGTCCCGTATGGGATCAGATCTGAACGCGATCTATATTGATTTAAATTTATTTACGGAAGAACCGGACATTCAGTACCTGACCGACTATGTCAGAGAGGACCGGCGGAAAATACAGCTGGGTTTTGCCCTCCCGCTTACAGATACTTTTACGTATTACACGCTCCAGGCGGAAGGAAAGCGTGCTCCCCGCTTCCTGGAACATTTTTCTACTAAGCGGGACAGCCTGACCCTGTGGATGATCGATTCGACAGACTATAACCATGACAGCATTCAGATGGTGGTGAACTATACGGTAAAAGACACCCTTGAGCAGTTTATATGCACATCCGATACCCTTTTGTTTACTTACCGGGAACTTCAGGGTAGAAGCAAAAGGGACCGGTCGGATCAAAAGGAGACCGCGACGGAAGAGGAAAAACTGGAGCTGCTTACCATCCGGAACAATAGCAACCATGATTTGAACAGAGATCTGTCCCTGCAACTGGATTTTCCTTTAGGCAGGATGAATGATTCTCTGATATCTCTTTACCATATTCCCGATTCGGCGGAGGTTCCGATTCCTTTTTCAGTGAGGGCCGACACCCTGTCTCTATACCGGGCTATCCTGACTGCCACCTGGGAGTCGGATTCCAGATACAGGATGCTGTTATTGCCCGGGGCCATTTCGAGCATCTATCCCATGCAGCACGATACGGTGGATGTGAGCTTTAAAACACGCGACCTGGAGTTTTACGGACAGATTCTGCTCACTGTAAACCAGGTGGCACACCAGGTGCTGGTTCAGCTTTTCAGCGGTAAAACACTGGTAAAAGAAATTTTGGTTGAGAAGGATGGACAGTATCATTTTCCCTATCTGTCCCCTCAGAAGTACCAGTTTAAATTTATTCATGATCTCAATAATAACGGAAAATGGGATACGGGTAACTATCTGAAAAAGATTCAGCCCGAACCCGTAGAACTACTTCCCGGAACGATTGAAGTAAGGTCAAACTGGGATCATGATGTGACCATGATCCTGGAAAAGTAGGATGATCAGTTCCCGGATGGATTATCGAGCCGCTTCCAGATTAAAGCCGCAGCCCCCAGAACGGCGATATTTTTATTTAAAAGGGCGGAAGGAACGATCTCAATCTTATTCCGGAAGATGGGTAATAGATGTTCTTCCATGCTCTGTTTGGCGGGATCAATGATCCACTTCCCCGCTTTGGCCAGTCCCCCGAATAAAAAAATGCGGGAGGGGCTGATATGAGCCACCGTGTCGGCCAGGGCCCTGCCCAGGAGGTAGCCGGTTCTTTCAAAGGCTTTGATGGCAATAGGGTCGCCTGCTTCGGCCAGGGCAGTAATCATTTTTGGTTTTAGTTTGGAAAAGGGAATTTTCCGAAAATCGCTCTCGCTGTTTTCTTCCGCCAGTAATTCATACACAGTTCTTTTAATTCCCGTGGCCGAAACGTATGCTTCCAGGCATCCTCTTTTTCCGCATCCACATTGCCTGCCATGATCATAAACCAGTACATGTCCGAGTTCTCCGGCAAATCCGTCGTGCCCGTAAATGATATCTCCATTGACAACAAGCCCGCTTCCCAGCCCGGTTCCCAGGGTGATCATCAGAAAATTCTTCAGCTTGACGGCATCTCCAAACAGCATTTCTCCCAGCGCTGCAGCATTGGCATCATTGGTGACCAGAATGGGAAGGTGAAAATGATTTTCCATCAGTTTGACAAATTCAATCTTCCCTTTCCAGGCCAGGTTGGGAGCGTTTTCAATGGTGCCTGTATAGTAGTTGCCATTCGGAGCCCCCACCCCAATACCAAGTAAAAGAAAGGAAGTTTCGATCTGTTCCAGGCTTTGTTTCACATGCGCATGAAGTGCTTGAATAAACGCTTCGATGCTTTCATATCCGCGGGTGCTGATTTCATCTTCGAAATGGATGAATCCCGAACGATCCACCAGGCCTATTTTTGTAAAGGTTCCCCCAATATCTATTCCAAGAACAACTTCCAGAGCCATCGGATTTCAATCTATGGATTATAAGGGCCAAAATTAATAATTCTAAGCGGATTTGGTTAAATTAGCTGAGATATCTAAAACACAAGCTATGACCAATTTTATTGTTCCCATCGACTTTTCAGTGGATTCTCTCAAAGGACTTGAGTGGGCGCTTCTGTTTTCTCAAAAGAAAACGGTGAATATTCAGATGGTCTATGTATTGACCAATAGTTCCAATTTTCAGCCCAGAGTGGTTGAGGAGGAACAGAAATATGCAGAGACCCAGTTCAGGAAGCTGGTAAAGGATTATGGTCCGCGACTTGGAAATCAATCCAGACTGCGGTACCTCATAAAAAAAGGGAAAGTGTACCGGGAAATTGTGAACCAGGTGAACTCCTACAAGAATGCTGTGGTTTCTGCCTCGACACATGGTGCTTCAGGTTTTGAGGAGCTCTTTATAGGGAGCAATGCCCTTAAAATTATGGCTGCCACCGAAAAACCGGTATTTACTCTGCGCACATACATGCCTGGCGATGTGAAGAAGATTGTCGTACCCATCAAGTTACATCTGGATACCAGGCAAAAAGCCCCGGCTGCGGCTGATCTGGCCGAACTGTTTGGTGCAGAGTTACATGTGCTGGCTATTTCGACTCACAAGAATAAGCGGGACCTGGAAAGGCTGGAGTCCTATTCAAGGCAGGTAAGCAATTACTTCAAAGCCCGGAAGCTACAAACTGTTAGCAAAACACTGGTGGGAGATAACCTGCCCGGACTGACCTGCACTTATGCCGAGGCCGTAAATGCTGATCTGATTGCCATTATGTCCAGCGCCATTGATAAGTGGAATGTTTTTCTGGGGAGTTATGCGCAGCAAATGCTGAAAAGCGCCCCCGTTCCTTTGCTGAGTATCACACCCAGGGAAAAACAGATACCTGCAGGATTCAGTACCTTTGGAGGATAGGCCATAAGCAGACAAAAAGAACATACGGAATATCATGACGGGTCGCATTTATTGACCCTCCTGGAATCTCTTCCCTTTGCAGCCTGGTTTAAAGATGAACATGGCAAATTCACCCGTGCCAATGACAACTTTTTAAAAATTGCCGGGAAAGACCGGGAGCAGGTTATCGGGCGCACAGCCAGGGAGGTCTTTGACTCCGATGAGGCCAGACAAATGGAAGAAGGGGTTCGTGAGGTATATCGAACAGGGAAAATGACCGAATCGACCTATTCCAGAGGGAAGAGTATCATTAAAACGGTTCATTTTCCGGTCAGAAACGGGAAGGGGGAGATCGTGGGTTCAGGGGGATACAGGGAAGATATTACCAACCTGACAGCTGCCCTGCAGGCTCTTCACCGTGAAAAGGAGACCCTGGAGGTTCTTCTGGAGACCATTCCCTTTTGTATCTTCTTTACCGACCGGCACGAGCGTTATATCCGGGTAAACCATATGATGGCAAAGCTGCTCCGGGTGTCCGATCCCGGAGAAGCAGCCGGGAAGACCAATAAGGAGTTTTTTACCAAGAGAGTAGCCCGTAAAATGATGGAGGAGGACCGGACTATTATTGAAACCGGAACCCCCATCGTGAATAAAATTATCTATTTTGAAGATGATGGGGTGGAGGGGTTCTGGATGGAGAAGAATAAGATCCCCATCAGGGATGAGAGGGGGGTCATTACCATGATAATGGGAATCTTTAAAGATGTTTCTGACCTGATGCGGATCGAAAATGAGTTGAAAGAGGCCCGGGATCGTGCCGAGGAGTCCGATCGGCTGAAGACCTCCTT
This genomic interval from Bacteroidales bacterium contains the following:
- a CDS encoding Ig-like domain-containing protein, whose amino-acid sequence is MSVILVCWSCAQQGSPSGGPKDEDPPVVLKCEPPNYSTNFNAKRILITFDEFIVLDNVNQELIVSPPMEEKPEVKLKKKTLIIEFEETVRTNTTYTFNFGNAIKDLHEGNKLQNYEYVFSTGDVLDSLSVRGTLQYAESLEKPEDPVSIMLYSDLRDSVPLIDIPLYVGRTNDSGVFSVNNLRPDVYKVFALKDGNNNLLFDLPSEEIAFLDTSLILNADFTRQLLGDSIVSAVLTDTLEADSSGTGTDSLSRMGSDLNAIYIDLNLFTEEPDIQYLTDYVREDRRKIQLGFALPLTDTFTYYTLQAEGKRAPRFLEHFSTKRDSLTLWMIDSTDYNHDSIQMVVNYTVKDTLEQFICTSDTLLFTYRELQGRSKRDRSDQKETATEEEKLELLTIRNNSNHDLNRDLSLQLDFPLGRMNDSLISLYHIPDSAEVPIPFSVRADTLSLYRAILTATWESDSRYRMLLLPGAISSIYPMQHDTVDVSFKTRDLEFYGQILLTVNQVAHQVLVQLFSGKTLVKEILVEKDGQYHFPYLSPQKYQFKFIHDLNNNGKWDTGNYLKKIQPEPVELLPGTIEVRSNWDHDVTMILEK
- a CDS encoding ROK family protein; the protein is MALEVVLGIDIGGTFTKIGLVDRSGFIHFEDEISTRGYESIEAFIQALHAHVKQSLEQIETSFLLLGIGVGAPNGNYYTGTIENAPNLAWKGKIEFVKLMENHFHLPILVTNDANAAALGEMLFGDAVKLKNFLMITLGTGLGSGLVVNGDIIYGHDGFAGELGHVLVYDHGRQCGCGKRGCLEAYVSATGIKRTVYELLAEENSESDFRKIPFSKLKPKMITALAEAGDPIAIKAFERTGYLLGRALADTVAHISPSRIFLFGGLAKAGKWIIDPAKQSMEEHLLPIFRNKIEIVPSALLNKNIAVLGAAALIWKRLDNPSGN
- a CDS encoding universal stress protein; the protein is MTNFIVPIDFSVDSLKGLEWALLFSQKKTVNIQMVYVLTNSSNFQPRVVEEEQKYAETQFRKLVKDYGPRLGNQSRLRYLIKKGKVYREIVNQVNSYKNAVVSASTHGASGFEELFIGSNALKIMAATEKPVFTLRTYMPGDVKKIVVPIKLHLDTRQKAPAAADLAELFGAELHVLAISTHKNKRDLERLESYSRQVSNYFKARKLQTVSKTLVGDNLPGLTCTYAEAVNADLIAIMSSAIDKWNVFLGSYAQQMLKSAPVPLLSITPREKQIPAGFSTFGG